From Eubalaena glacialis isolate mEubGla1 chromosome 17, mEubGla1.1.hap2.+ XY, whole genome shotgun sequence, a single genomic window includes:
- the UTP23 gene encoding rRNA-processing protein UTP23 homolog produces MKITRQKHAKKHLGFFRNNFGVREPYQILLDGTFCQAALRGRIQLREQLPRYLMGETQLCTTRCVLKELETLGKDLYGAKLIAQKCQVRNCPHFKNSVSGSECLLSMVEDGNPHHYFVATQDQNLSMKVKKKPGIPLMFIIQNTIVLDKPSPKTIAFAKAVESGQLVSGQEKQSIKQLKEEQGLVKDPEQRRKKKRKKISGPNPLSCLKKKKKTQDTNSSASEKKRKRKRIRNRSTSKVLSEKQNAG; encoded by the exons ATGAAGATCACGAGGCAGAAACACGCCAAGAAGCATCTTGGCTTCTTCCGCAACAATTTTGGGGTCCGCGAGCCGTACCAGATCCTGCTGGACGGCACCTTCTGTCAGGCGGCTTTGCGGGGCCGCATCCAGCTGCGGGAGCAGCTGCCCCGCTACCTCATGGGGGAGACTCAGCTGTGCACCACCAG gtgtgtGTTAAAAGAGTTGGAAACATTGGGAAAGGACTTATATGGGGCAAAGCTGATTGCACAAAAATGCCAGGTTCGAAACTGTCCCCATTTCAAGAATTCAGTGAGTGGATCAGAATGTCTGCTTTCCATGGTTGAAGATGGGAATCCTCACCATTATTTTGTGGCAACACAG gatCAGAATTTGTCtatgaaagtaaagaaaaagccCGGAATTCCTCTCATGTTCATTATTCAGAACACTATAGTCTTGGACAAACCTTCTCCAAAAACAATTGCATTTGCTAAAGCAGTAGAGTCAGGTCAGCTTGTCTCAGGGCAAGAGAAACAAAGTATCAAGCAACTCAAAGAGGAACAGGGTTTAGtaaaagaccctgaacagagaagaaaaaaaaagcgcaAGAAAATAAGTGGCCCTAATCCTCTTAGctgtttgaagaaaaagaaaaaaacacaggatACAAACTCATCTGcctctgaaaagaaaagaaaaagaaaaagaatccgaAACAGATCTACCTCAAAAGTACTTTCTGAAAAGCAGAATGCAGGATAA